In one window of Leptospira sp. WS92.C1 DNA:
- a CDS encoding type II toxin-antitoxin system VapC family toxin, translated as MTQYLLDTNICIYIINQKPESVYKKFKKIKLENIYISSITEFELKYGVQKSLHFERNLKILEEFLSYLNILPFVSEDSNKAAKIRVELERVGKPIGPFDLLIASQALSNQLILVTNNEKEFVRIKNIKIENWI; from the coding sequence ATGACTCAATACTTGTTAGATACGAATATCTGCATTTATATAATTAATCAGAAACCAGAATCCGTTTATAAAAAATTCAAAAAGATCAAACTAGAAAATATCTACATTTCATCGATTACAGAATTTGAACTAAAATATGGAGTCCAAAAGAGCCTCCACTTTGAAAGGAACCTGAAAATCTTAGAAGAGTTTCTAAGTTATCTCAATATTCTTCCATTTGTTAGCGAAGATTCAAATAAAGCGGCGAAAATTCGAGTAGAGTTGGAAAGAGTAGGAAAACCAATTGGCCCATTTGATCTTCTAATAGCTTCCCAGGCGTTATCAAATCAGCTGATTCTTGTAACGAACAATGAAAAAGAATTTGTTCGAATTAAAAATATTAAAATTGAAAACTGGATTTGA
- a CDS encoding antitoxin yields MNRAKIFKNGDSQAIRLPKEYRFKGKEVYIRKDGDSVILTPIDDSVDRFWNTVHNFSEDLIIDRNQPSVYDKRNRI; encoded by the coding sequence ATGAATAGGGCTAAAATTTTTAAAAATGGGGACAGCCAGGCAATTCGCTTACCGAAAGAATATCGTTTTAAAGGTAAGGAAGTTTATATACGAAAAGATGGCGACAGTGTCATTCTGACTCCAATAGATGATTCAGTTGATCGATTCTGGAATACTGTTCATAATTTTTCTGAAGATCTGATCATTGATCGAAACCAACCAAGTGTTTACGATAAACGAAATCGGATATGA
- a CDS encoding type II toxin-antitoxin system PemK/MazF family toxin — protein MTRGEIWWVDLGIPFQSEPEFKRPVLIIQDDSFNQSNIHTIVSIAITSNLNLSEAPGNVLISKKDSNLSKDSVVNVSQILTLDKERFLNKAGNLKSNKLDEVEVGLKLVTGLD, from the coding sequence ATGACTCGTGGTGAAATTTGGTGGGTAGATTTAGGAATTCCCTTTCAAAGTGAACCTGAATTTAAACGTCCAGTTCTCATAATTCAAGATGATTCTTTTAATCAAAGTAATATTCATACAATTGTTTCGATCGCAATCACATCGAATTTAAATCTATCTGAAGCCCCAGGCAATGTTTTAATTAGTAAGAAAGATTCGAATTTATCAAAGGACTCGGTCGTAAATGTCTCTCAAATTTTGACTTTGGACAAAGAAAGATTTCTTAATAAAGCAGGAAATCTTAAATCAAATAAATTAGATGAAGTCGAAGTAGGGCTTAAATTAGTTACAGGCTTAGACTAG
- a CDS encoding ChpI protein codes for MKTAISIPDELFKTAEKTAKKLGIPRSQLFAKALEEFIQSHSKESITEKLNKVYSSKSKETKNNIADLSVESLRKSLKNDSW; via the coding sequence ATGAAAACGGCGATTTCAATTCCTGACGAGTTATTTAAAACTGCTGAGAAGACGGCTAAAAAGCTTGGTATTCCTCGGAGTCAGTTATTTGCAAAAGCATTAGAAGAATTTATCCAATCCCACAGTAAAGAATCTATAACTGAGAAATTAAATAAAGTATATAGCAGTAAATCCAAAGAAACTAAAAATAATATTGCTGATTTATCCGTAGAATCGCTTCGCAAGAGTTTAAAAAATGACTCGTGGTGA
- a CDS encoding IS256 family transposase, translating into MRAEEKKAHLKVIQVDETQLKKDLSELVRGSVEETLNALLDEEADKLCKASRYERSPDRVDTRAGSYNRNFETKAGKVKLKVPKLRTIPFESAIIDRYKRRESSVEEALMEMYLAGVSVRRVEDITESLWGTKVSPSTISKLNQKVFVQIDEWRIRPLTDEYPYVYLDGLYLKKSWGGEVRNVAILVAIGVNSEGYREVLGSMEGAREDKESWQAFLKHLKDRGLRGVNLIISDKCLGLVESIPYFFPESKWQRCIVHFYRNVFGKAPRSSFKVISQMLKAIHSQENKEEALKKANFVAERLTEMKLKEAAKVISDGIEETLSYMDFPSEHWRKIRTNNPLERIIKEIKRRTKVVGAFPDGKSALMLATARLRHVASTKWGTKKYVDMEKLKELKTLKIMA; encoded by the coding sequence ATGAGGGCAGAAGAAAAAAAAGCACACTTGAAAGTAATCCAAGTGGATGAGACGCAGCTCAAGAAAGACTTGAGCGAACTCGTAAGAGGTTCAGTGGAAGAAACGCTGAACGCTCTCTTAGATGAGGAAGCGGATAAACTCTGCAAAGCCTCGAGGTATGAGAGAAGCCCGGATCGAGTAGATACAAGAGCGGGTTCGTATAATAGAAACTTCGAAACAAAAGCGGGAAAAGTAAAGTTAAAAGTTCCCAAACTAAGAACAATTCCGTTTGAGTCGGCGATCATCGATCGATACAAGCGACGGGAGAGTTCGGTAGAAGAAGCTCTCATGGAGATGTATCTCGCGGGAGTTTCAGTTCGGAGAGTCGAGGACATTACCGAAAGCCTCTGGGGAACCAAGGTCTCACCTTCAACGATCAGCAAACTCAACCAAAAAGTTTTTGTTCAAATCGACGAATGGAGAATCCGTCCGCTTACTGACGAATATCCTTACGTTTACCTGGACGGACTTTACTTGAAGAAGTCTTGGGGTGGAGAAGTTCGTAACGTAGCGATTCTCGTAGCCATAGGGGTTAATTCAGAAGGTTACAGAGAAGTTCTTGGTTCGATGGAAGGAGCCAGAGAAGACAAAGAGAGTTGGCAAGCGTTCCTAAAACATCTTAAGGACCGGGGACTCAGAGGAGTGAACTTAATTATCTCAGACAAATGTTTAGGCTTAGTGGAATCGATTCCTTACTTCTTTCCAGAATCGAAATGGCAGAGGTGTATCGTTCATTTCTACAGGAATGTATTTGGAAAGGCTCCAAGAAGTTCCTTTAAAGTGATTTCACAAATGTTGAAAGCGATTCATTCTCAGGAAAACAAAGAAGAAGCTTTGAAGAAAGCCAACTTTGTCGCCGAGCGCTTGACTGAAATGAAATTGAAGGAAGCAGCTAAAGTCATCTCCGATGGAATCGAAGAAACTCTCTCTTATATGGATTTTCCTTCCGAGCATTGGAGAAAGATCCGAACCAACAATCCATTAGAAAGAATCATCAAAGAGATCAAGAGAAGAACAAAGGTCGTAGGAGCCTTTCCTGATGGGAAGTCCGCTCTCATGTTAGCCACTGCTCGCCTCAGGCATGTTGCATCAACTAAGTGGGGAACAAAAAAGTATGTTGACATGGAGAAGTTAAAAGAGTTAAAAACTTTAAAGATCATGGCTTGA
- a CDS encoding ArsR family transcriptional regulator: protein MILDGIFGNRTASRVLLHLYHYNEIHSSAIANDYGTAVTPIRLQLERFEKTGILVAKNVGRSRVFAFNPKSPFVKPIKNILAIFYNSLSIEEKELIFSTRRRPRQKGKPVYG, encoded by the coding sequence ATGATCCTCGACGGAATCTTTGGAAATAGAACAGCCTCAAGAGTTTTATTACATCTCTATCATTATAACGAGATACATTCATCGGCAATCGCAAATGATTACGGAACTGCCGTAACTCCAATCAGGCTTCAACTTGAAAGATTTGAAAAAACAGGAATACTTGTCGCAAAAAATGTAGGTCGATCCAGAGTTTTTGCCTTTAATCCAAAGTCCCCTTTCGTAAAGCCGATCAAAAACATTTTGGCTATTTTTTATAATTCGTTATCTATTGAAGAGAAAGAATTAATATTTTCAACCAGAAGAAGACCAAGACAAAAGGGAAAACCAGTTTATGGATGA
- a CDS encoding type II toxin-antitoxin system RelE/ParE family toxin: protein MKKASEYLIYEGPAFSIEWYFDKSSKSIPLEFFESLSINEQEDFLVLVKKMADTGKIFNEQKFRNEGDKIFTFKPKPNRFLCFFTVGKKIIVTNGFLKRQDKLPPNEKIKAQAIRKDYLERTEAGTYYEK, encoded by the coding sequence ATGAAGAAGGCCTCAGAGTATCTCATTTATGAAGGTCCAGCTTTTTCGATCGAGTGGTACTTTGATAAAAGCTCAAAGTCAATACCTTTGGAATTCTTTGAGAGCCTTTCGATCAACGAGCAAGAAGATTTTCTTGTGCTCGTTAAGAAAATGGCAGATACTGGAAAGATATTCAACGAACAAAAGTTCCGAAATGAAGGTGATAAAATTTTCACCTTTAAGCCGAAACCGAATAGGTTTCTTTGTTTTTTCACCGTGGGAAAGAAGATCATTGTCACGAATGGATTTCTAAAGAGACAAGATAAGTTACCCCCAAATGAAAAAATTAAAGCGCAAGCGATTCGGAAAGATTATTTAGAGAGAACTGAGGCAGGAACATATTATGAAAAGTAA
- a CDS encoding helix-turn-helix domain-containing protein: MKSKSTFDRIMQDPQRRKSFDKKYSEFYLSEMISELMEQEHISVRELAEKTNLSPTVIQDIKSGKRDNPTFNSLISVIEALGAEIVFKKGNKELYHVPKVHA, translated from the coding sequence ATGAAAAGTAAATCTACTTTCGACAGAATTATGCAAGACCCTCAAAGGCGAAAATCTTTTGATAAGAAGTATAGCGAGTTTTATCTTTCTGAAATGATAAGCGAACTTATGGAACAAGAGCATATATCCGTGCGAGAACTTGCGGAAAAGACCAATCTATCCCCAACCGTAATTCAAGATATTAAGTCAGGGAAAAGAGACAACCCTACTTTTAATAGCTTGATAAGTGTAATTGAAGCACTCGGAGCCGAAATAGTATTCAAGAAAGGCAATAAAGAACTCTACCATGTTCCGAAAGTCCATGCGTAG
- a CDS encoding IS256 family transposase has protein sequence MRAEEEKAHLKVIQVDETQLKKDLSELVRGSVEETLNALLDEEADKLCKASRYERSPDRVATRAGSYNRNFETKAGKVKLKVPKLRTIPFESAIIDRYKRRESSVEEALMEMYLAGVSVRRVEDITESLWGTKVSPSTISKLNQKVFVQIDEWRIRPLTDEYPYVYLDGLYLKKSWGGEVRNVAILVAIGVNSEGYREVLGSMEGAREDKESWQAFLKHLKDRGLRGVNLIISDKCLGLVESIPYFFPESKWQRCIVHFYRNVFGKAPRSSFKVISQMLKAIHAQENKEEALKKANFVAERLTEMKLKEAAKVISDGIEETLSYMDFPSEHWRKIRTNNPLERIIKEIKRRTKVAGAFPDGKSALMLATARLRHVASTKWGTKKYVDMEKLKELKTLKIMA, from the coding sequence ATGAGGGCAGAAGAAGAAAAAGCACACTTGAAAGTAATCCAAGTGGATGAGACGCAGCTCAAGAAAGACTTGAGCGAACTCGTAAGAGGTTCAGTGGAAGAAACGCTGAACGCTCTCTTAGATGAGGAAGCGGATAAACTCTGCAAAGCCTCGAGGTATGAGAGAAGCCCGGATCGAGTAGCTACAAGAGCGGGTTCGTATAATAGAAACTTCGAAACAAAAGCGGGAAAAGTAAAGTTAAAAGTTCCCAAACTAAGAACAATTCCGTTTGAGTCGGCGATCATCGATCGATACAAGCGACGGGAGAGTTCGGTAGAAGAAGCTCTCATGGAGATGTATCTCGCGGGAGTTTCAGTTCGGAGAGTCGAGGACATTACCGAAAGCCTCTGGGGAACCAAGGTCTCACCTTCAACGATCAGCAAACTCAACCAAAAAGTTTTTGTTCAAATCGACGAATGGAGAATCCGTCCGCTTACTGACGAATATCCTTACGTTTACCTGGACGGACTTTACTTGAAGAAGTCTTGGGGTGGAGAAGTTCGTAACGTAGCGATTCTCGTAGCCATAGGGGTTAATTCAGAAGGTTACAGAGAAGTTCTTGGTTCGATGGAAGGAGCCAGAGAAGACAAAGAGAGTTGGCAAGCGTTCCTAAAACATCTTAAGGACCGGGGACTCAGAGGAGTGAACTTAATTATCTCAGACAAATGTTTAGGCTTAGTGGAATCGATTCCTTACTTCTTTCCAGAATCGAAATGGCAGAGGTGTATCGTTCATTTCTACAGGAATGTATTTGGAAAGGCTCCAAGAAGTTCCTTTAAAGTGATTTCACAAATGTTGAAAGCGATTCATGCTCAGGAAAACAAAGAAGAAGCTTTGAAGAAAGCCAACTTTGTCGCCGAGCGCTTGACTGAAATGAAATTGAAGGAAGCAGCTAAAGTCATCTCCGATGGAATCGAAGAAACTCTCTCTTATATGGATTTTCCTTCCGAGCATTGGAGAAAGATCCGAACCAACAATCCATTAGAAAGAATCATCAAAGAGATCAAGAGAAGAACAAAGGTCGCAGGAGCCTTTCCTGATGGGAAGTCCGCTCTCATGTTAGCCACTGCTCGCCTCAGGCATGTTGCATCAACTAAGTGGGGAACAAAAAAGTATGTTGACATGGAGAAGTTAAAAGAGTTAAAAACTTTAAAGATCATGGCTTGA
- a CDS encoding HNH endonuclease has protein sequence MYDSHEFTERYNAVIGYWIPGGLINEKPQYVLHEIPGKCRFCNLEIPNTTFKKIAHPIPEFLGNRQYLTKSECDRCNEYFDKNLENHFANYLGLERTLTGTKGKKGIPTFKQKDKKFFVREEGDKKMSVGIDTSSDNVKIDTEKNTIEFTAIRPPYVPYAVFKCLVKIGFSLLPQEFTTKIESTRRFLIDPELDNDGGIFVPHIYSYYIQNASDNIVIEIFQRKDVYEKTIPFLIIRVFLRYHFFQSSIPNFEFDNQELGMNVLHPGIEITKPEILDLYGKAVVKDSIQKQTMRFESFQSEVPLEQNRLLKSLKNIKNE, from the coding sequence ATGTACGATTCGCACGAGTTTACTGAAAGATATAATGCCGTCATTGGATATTGGATTCCGGGCGGGCTGATTAATGAAAAACCTCAGTATGTACTGCACGAAATTCCTGGTAAATGTAGATTTTGTAATTTAGAAATACCAAATACAACGTTTAAAAAAATAGCTCATCCAATTCCGGAATTTCTCGGAAATAGACAATATCTTACAAAATCAGAATGCGATCGTTGCAATGAATATTTTGATAAAAATTTGGAAAATCATTTTGCAAATTATTTAGGATTGGAGAGGACATTAACTGGTACAAAAGGTAAAAAAGGAATTCCAACATTTAAACAAAAAGATAAGAAGTTTTTTGTAAGAGAAGAAGGCGATAAAAAAATGTCAGTTGGAATTGATACCTCTAGCGACAATGTGAAAATCGATACTGAGAAAAATACAATTGAATTTACTGCGATTAGGCCGCCGTACGTTCCGTATGCTGTTTTTAAATGCCTTGTTAAAATTGGTTTTTCACTTTTACCTCAAGAATTTACGACAAAGATTGAATCTACTCGAAGATTTCTAATTGATCCTGAATTGGATAACGATGGCGGAATATTCGTTCCACATATATATTCATACTATATACAGAATGCCTCTGATAATATTGTAATTGAAATTTTCCAAAGAAAAGACGTTTATGAAAAGACGATTCCATTTTTAATCATTAGAGTATTTTTAAGATATCATTTTTTCCAAAGCAGTATTCCAAATTTCGAATTTGACAATCAGGAATTGGGTATGAATGTTCTTCACCCTGGCATTGAAATTACAAAACCTGAAATATTAGATTTATATGGAAAGGCTGTCGTTAAAGATTCGATTCAGAAGCAAACGATGCGCTTTGAAAGTTTTCAATCCGAGGTTCCATTAGAGCAGAATCGATTGCTTAAAAGTCTGAAAAACATAAAAAACGAATAA
- a CDS encoding RtcB family protein, with protein sequence MPIHEIIETKGVPVKIFTDQIEPQARQQLIDLAESGLVVGHVAAMPDVHYGTGATVGSVFASEHYICPNAVGVDIGCGMAAVPIPSLSADEISWVVKENIHKEIKERVPTGMSAHSKPRAASVFDNLNRSKWLSKQISNKTACQIGTLGGGNHFIELVKDSSDLVWIFLHSGSRNIGKVTAEYYNQLAKSYMKKLSIEAKNADLNFLDLNTEEGQSYLLDMEWCQHFAFDNRQDMLRQVARIIEEKTGFVADYTRAVNIHHNYCTCEECEIEDGNGIRIKKKLWVTRKGATSAKLGQYGLIPGSMGTGSFLVKGLGNSESWQSSSHGAGRTKSRTKAKVEIPQKEFVESMIGIVCETDEELRDEAPQAYKDINSVMEWQKDLVEIVTKFQPLINVKGFDSAIPSWKQPKISVLFENQDAFQITISSVMVSKSENSGKKNYNEFISYSEWKQRGGGFRKGNTIQTWVQIEEDPERKYLLISSVVSSDSEKAILKIEEIQKKEKI encoded by the coding sequence ATGCCGATTCACGAAATTATTGAAACCAAAGGAGTTCCAGTAAAAATTTTTACTGATCAAATTGAACCACAAGCAAGACAACAGTTGATTGATTTGGCCGAGTCAGGACTTGTAGTAGGTCACGTAGCCGCTATGCCGGACGTTCATTATGGGACGGGCGCTACAGTTGGAAGTGTTTTTGCTTCTGAACATTATATTTGTCCGAATGCGGTAGGAGTTGATATAGGCTGCGGAATGGCGGCCGTTCCAATTCCATCATTGTCGGCTGACGAAATATCCTGGGTAGTTAAGGAAAACATACATAAAGAGATAAAGGAGCGTGTGCCGACAGGTATGAGCGCTCATTCCAAACCTAGAGCAGCCTCAGTTTTTGATAACCTGAATCGATCTAAATGGTTGAGTAAACAAATCTCAAATAAGACCGCTTGCCAAATTGGTACGCTTGGCGGAGGGAATCACTTTATCGAATTGGTAAAAGACAGTTCTGATCTAGTTTGGATATTTCTTCACTCTGGTTCAAGAAATATAGGCAAGGTTACAGCGGAGTATTATAATCAATTAGCAAAATCTTATATGAAAAAGTTAAGCATTGAAGCCAAAAATGCTGACTTAAATTTCCTGGACCTGAATACAGAAGAAGGTCAGAGTTATCTATTGGATATGGAGTGGTGTCAACATTTTGCTTTCGACAATAGACAGGATATGCTTCGCCAGGTTGCTCGAATCATTGAAGAAAAAACGGGTTTCGTAGCGGACTACACAAGAGCTGTAAATATTCACCACAACTATTGTACGTGTGAAGAGTGTGAAATTGAAGATGGAAATGGTATTCGAATTAAAAAGAAACTTTGGGTCACTCGTAAAGGTGCAACTAGCGCAAAGCTTGGTCAATACGGTTTAATTCCGGGTTCTATGGGAACAGGTTCCTTTTTAGTAAAAGGATTAGGAAATTCCGAATCTTGGCAATCTTCTTCTCACGGAGCCGGAAGAACTAAATCTAGGACCAAAGCAAAGGTAGAAATTCCACAAAAAGAATTCGTTGAATCAATGATAGGAATTGTTTGCGAAACTGACGAAGAACTACGAGACGAAGCGCCGCAAGCGTACAAAGATATCAATTCTGTCATGGAGTGGCAGAAAGATCTTGTTGAAATCGTAACAAAATTCCAGCCTTTGATAAATGTAAAAGGCTTTGATAGTGCAATTCCGTCTTGGAAACAACCTAAAATCTCTGTGCTATTTGAAAACCAAGATGCTTTCCAAATAACGATTTCAAGTGTGATGGTCTCAAAATCAGAAAATTCAGGTAAAAAGAATTATAACGAATTTATTTCCTATTCTGAATGGAAGCAAAGAGGCGGTGGATTCAGGAAAGGAAATACTATCCAAACTTGGGTTCAGATCGAAGAGGATCCAGAAAGAAAATATCTTTTGATTAGTTCTGTAGTCTCATCTGATTCAGAGAAGGCAATTTTAAAAATTGAAGAAATTCAAAAAAAGGAGAAGATATAA
- a CDS encoding histidine kinase N-terminal 7TM domain-containing protein, which produces MFSINIYNVSIGFFLLYLGVYVFKMPPGANRAQKYFFWLCFALSLWMFGLGFRSLLPLEIRGIVLNWILIPVLFLPSLLDAVISSIKGDKLRFTRTRFFLNFLFLPYLLFVTSIGSAVKIQDHIQFSYLPTFNYHLIILYCGIYISISCVSIVRIMIRERGDKRVRAFLLLSGTLIALIVSVLCVYVFPLLGFFYASRTAFGLLPFSILWAVAILHYDAFEIRERILDGKELPFLNRISSLLVLGLFRILDPSEYSMRLLISKANVVLGVVSKNHELAMRTDLETLERAEMVAGVYYDRLK; this is translated from the coding sequence ATGTTTTCCATTAATATATACAATGTTTCAATCGGATTTTTTCTCTTATATCTGGGCGTCTACGTTTTTAAAATGCCACCCGGTGCTAATCGTGCCCAAAAGTATTTTTTTTGGCTCTGCTTTGCTTTATCGCTCTGGATGTTTGGCCTCGGTTTTCGAAGTCTGCTTCCGCTTGAAATAAGAGGGATTGTTTTAAATTGGATTTTGATTCCAGTTTTATTTTTACCTTCTCTTTTAGATGCGGTTATATCATCCATCAAAGGTGACAAGTTACGATTTACTCGAACACGATTCTTTCTTAACTTTCTATTTTTGCCTTATTTACTTTTTGTAACTTCGATTGGTTCTGCCGTTAAAATTCAAGATCATATTCAGTTTTCCTATCTTCCTACATTCAATTACCATTTAATTATTTTATATTGTGGAATTTATATTTCGATATCATGTGTTTCCATTGTTCGGATTATGATTCGAGAAAGAGGAGATAAACGAGTTAGGGCATTTTTACTTCTTTCGGGAACTTTAATCGCGCTTATAGTTTCCGTTCTTTGTGTTTATGTATTTCCTTTGCTCGGATTCTTTTATGCTTCCCGTACTGCTTTTGGACTCTTGCCATTTTCGATTCTTTGGGCCGTTGCAATCTTACATTACGACGCATTCGAAATTAGAGAACGGATTTTAGATGGAAAAGAACTGCCGTTTCTCAATCGCATTTCCTCACTTCTGGTTTTAGGTTTATTTCGAATTTTGGATCCCAGCGAGTATTCTATGAGGCTTCTCATCAGTAAGGCAAATGTCGTTTTAGGCGTTGTATCTAAAAATCACGAGCTCGCAATGCGAACCGATTTGGAAACGCTTGAACGTGCGGAAATGGTCGCCGGGGTCTATTACGATCGTCTCAAGTAG
- a CDS encoding helix-turn-helix domain-containing protein yields MKKEKNLNQHRVALKFGVTDSTITRLLNGKNPLTKRLLTQFESIFGISGEEWIVQGKGEMLLPADLDSHRDEDQRLLRDIGRRSGFRSLIEILLKLSDKNLAAIKALAEKLGPE; encoded by the coding sequence TTGAAAAAGGAAAAAAATCTAAATCAACACCGTGTAGCCTTGAAATTTGGCGTAACCGACAGCACGATTACCCGGTTGTTAAACGGTAAAAATCCCCTTACGAAACGACTTTTGACACAATTTGAATCTATCTTTGGGATTTCTGGCGAGGAATGGATTGTTCAAGGAAAAGGCGAGATGCTGCTTCCAGCAGATTTGGATTCCCATAGGGACGAAGATCAGAGATTGTTAAGAGACATTGGTAGACGATCGGGTTTTCGGAGTTTAATCGAAATTCTTCTTAAACTTTCGGATAAAAACTTAGCCGCAATCAAAGCATTAGCGGAAAAATTAGGACCCGAATAA
- a CDS encoding DMT family transporter, translating into MKQLGNEAYLVLCTLIWGGTFTMTVFGLRDTSPSIFLALRFGIASLIFLPFVWGEFRTGKIWYPGAFFLGLYLYLGFACETLGLKTTTVTKSSFLIGTLVVIIPFLEGIIQKRIPAKGNLIGASVVFTGLSLIFLGESGMEGSLYITQGDWITLVGAFFFSLYIIQMDRVSVETPIRISVFYQSFTAGLFALTSVIVLDLTGVEEAKLNLNFRLIPGVLYNALLASVLTTFLQTKFQRFVSPTRVGIIFSLEPVFSSIIAYFLLGETSGPIRILGCAFVFAGLIIAELIGKDKEIE; encoded by the coding sequence ATCAAACAACTCGGAAACGAAGCGTATCTTGTCCTTTGCACTTTGATCTGGGGCGGAACGTTTACGATGACCGTTTTTGGATTGAGAGATACTTCGCCTTCCATTTTTTTGGCGCTGCGTTTTGGAATTGCGAGTTTGATCTTTTTACCCTTTGTCTGGGGAGAATTCAGAACCGGCAAAATTTGGTATCCAGGCGCTTTTTTTCTGGGGTTGTATTTATATCTCGGTTTTGCATGTGAAACGCTTGGGCTCAAAACTACGACTGTGACCAAATCTTCCTTTTTGATTGGAACGTTAGTCGTCATTATTCCTTTTTTGGAAGGGATCATTCAAAAAAGAATACCCGCAAAGGGAAATCTGATCGGAGCATCGGTGGTTTTTACGGGTCTTAGTCTGATCTTTTTGGGAGAATCCGGAATGGAAGGATCTCTTTATATCACACAAGGGGATTGGATCACGTTAGTCGGCGCTTTTTTCTTTTCATTGTATATCATTCAAATGGACCGTGTGAGCGTGGAAACCCCGATTCGAATTTCGGTTTTTTATCAATCCTTTACCGCTGGTTTGTTCGCGTTGACTTCGGTGATCGTTTTGGATCTGACGGGTGTGGAGGAGGCAAAGCTGAATCTGAATTTCCGTTTGATTCCGGGTGTTCTTTACAACGCGCTTTTGGCATCGGTGCTGACCACATTCTTACAAACCAAGTTTCAGAGATTTGTGTCTCCGACTCGGGTGGGGATCATCTTTTCCTTAGAGCCGGTTTTCTCTTCGATCATCGCGTATTTTCTTTTGGGAGAAACATCGGGACCGATTCGAATTCTGGGTTGTGCTTTTGTATTTGCGGGTTTGATCATAGCGGAATTGATCGGAAAAGATAAGGAGATTGAGTGA